CGGCCGTGCCCGGACAAGGCGCGACCGTTGCGGGCAGCTGCGTGATCCGTTGCGCGTGGCGGGGCGTGTACGGCGATTCGTTGCGCGCGCCCCGTGGGTCGCGACTATGCCTCGGGTATGCCCCGGGTATCACCAGGGCCCGTGCCCTAGGCCGGGGACCCCGAGGAGAAGCGGCGCATCAGGGGCGAGAGCACGAGCACCGACTTCGTGCGCTCCACGAACGGCTCCCCCGCGATCCGCTCGAGGACCCGTTCGAAGTGCCGCATGTCGGCGGCGAAGACCTGGACGATCGCGTCCGCGTCACCGGTGACGGTGGACGCGGACGAAATCTCCGGATAGCGCTCCAGGCCTCGCTGGATCGCTTCCGGGGAGGTGTTGCGGCGACAGTAGATCTCGATGAACCCCTCGGTCTCCCAACCGAGGGCCGCCGGGTCCACGCGGACCGTGAAGCCGGTGATGGCTCCGGTGGCGCGCAGCCGGTCCACACGCCGCTTCACGGCGGGCGCGGAGAGTCCGACCAGCTGGCCGATGTCGGCGTAGGAGCGGCGGGCGTCCTCGGCGAGGGCGTGCACGATGCGTTCGTCGAGATCGTTCAGTCGCACGGGGGGTGGATCACTTCTCTGCTGTGGCCAATCGGGAGCGGCTCATGCCGTACAGGAAGTAGAACACGAGGCCGACGACCATCCAGACACCGAAGACCTTCCAGGTGACGGAGTCGAGGCTGAACATGTTGTAGGCGCAGAAGCCGAAGCCGAGCACCGGGAAGAGCCAGCCGAGCGGCACGCGGAAGGTGCGCGGCATGTCCGGGCGGGTCCTGCGCAGCACGAC
The sequence above is a segment of the Streptomyces sp. Je 1-369 genome. Coding sequences within it:
- a CDS encoding Lrp/AsnC family transcriptional regulator, which produces MRLNDLDERIVHALAEDARRSYADIGQLVGLSAPAVKRRVDRLRATGAITGFTVRVDPAALGWETEGFIEIYCRRNTSPEAIQRGLERYPEISSASTVTGDADAIVQVFAADMRHFERVLERIAGEPFVERTKSVLVLSPLMRRFSSGSPA